AAGAACCAAACAATTTATATGGCGTTTTCGCCTCTTTCACCGGTTCTTATCTTAATCGCATTTTCAACTGGAATCACAAATATTTTTCCATCCCCAATTTCTCCTGTTCTTGCAGCATCTGCTATCACCTTTACAATACCCTCAACATCTTTATCTTTTACAACAATTTCAATTTTGATTTTTGGAAGAAATTCTATCCTGTATTTTTCTCCGCGCCATTGCTGAACCATACCCTGTTGTTTACCATGTCCTTCTACCTCGCTTAGGGTCATACCATTACATTTAATTTCCGTTAATGCTTTTTTTACATTTTCCAATTTTTCAGGACGAATAATTGCTTCAACTTTTTTCATAAGTTCCCCCTTTTTGCTCTCTGGTACTACTAACTATTCTATAAATGTATGGTTTTCGGATTAAGAATTCTGGATAGGCAACATTATCATGTTCACCCAGATCCAAACCTTCTATCTCTTCTTGTAAACTCACCCTGATACCAATTGTTATTTTCAATAAGGTCCATATTATCAATGAAACTAAAAAAGTGTACAATCCCACACAAACTATTCCGGTAAGCTGTGTCAAAAAAAGTTTTATACCACCACCATAGAATAATCCATTACCAATTGATATACCGGCAATCCCATCCTGTGCAAACAATCCCACACAAAGGGTACCAAAAATCCCATTAATCAAATGAACTGATATAGCACCAACAGGATCATCTATTCTGACTCTATCAAAAATGATTATTGAAATAACTACCAGGATTCCAGCAATTAATCCTATAATTACAGAACCACCCACACTGACAACCGAACAGGGTGCAGTTATTGCAACCAATCCTGCAAGACAACCATTCAGTGTCATCCCCAGGTCAGGTTTTTTAAGTATCCACCATGACATAAGTGTGGAACTCATTATCGCTGCTGCTGCTGCAGTATTTGTAGTCACAGCCACATGGCTTATCATTATAGGGTCTGCACTCATACTTGAACCGGGGTTAAACCCGAACCAACCAAACCATAAGACAAATGTTCCGAGTGTTGCCAGCGGGATATTATGCCCTGGTATAGGAATTATTTCATTGTTAGAATATTTCCCAAAACGTGGTCCTAATAACAAAACACCTGCAAGTGCCGCCCAGCCACCAACAGAATGTACTACAGTAGAACCAGCAAAATCAAACATACCTTTCTGCGCAAGCCATCCACCTCCCCATATCCAGTGTCCGACAACAGGATAGATAAGCATCGTCATAAAAAAGGAAAAAACAATAAATGATTTGTATTTTATCCTTTCCGCCACTGCACCAGAAACTATTGTTGCCGCAGTTCCACAAAATACCAGTTGAAAAAAGAACTTTGCAAAGAGCGGGACACCGGTCCAGGAAATTGCTGAATAAACACCTTTATATGCATCCCCCACTGCTGGAGAATTATCAGGTCCTGTCAAGAAAAATAGTCCT
The nucleotide sequence above comes from bacterium. Encoded proteins:
- the amt gene encoding ammonium transporter is translated as MDMKVIIDTIWVLVTAKLVFFMNLGFAMVESGFTRVKNSVNILSKNFIVFAVSSLGFLFLGWGLMFGDGSPFIGLKGLFFLTGPDNSPAVGDAYKGVYSAISWTGVPLFAKFFFQLVFCGTAATIVSGAVAERIKYKSFIVFSFFMTMLIYPVVGHWIWGGGWLAQKGMFDFAGSTVVHSVGGWAALAGVLLLGPRFGKYSNNEIIPIPGHNIPLATLGTFVLWFGWFGFNPGSSMSADPIMISHVAVTTNTAAAAAIMSSTLMSWWILKKPDLGMTLNGCLAGLVAITAPCSVVSVGGSVIIGLIAGILVVISIIIFDRVRIDDPVGAISVHLINGIFGTLCVGLFAQDGIAGISIGNGLFYGGGIKLFLTQLTGIVCVGLYTFLVSLIIWTLLKITIGIRVSLQEEIEGLDLGEHDNVAYPEFLIRKPYIYRIVSSTREQKGGTYEKS
- a CDS encoding P-II family nitrogen regulator, translated to MKKVEAIIRPEKLENVKKALTEIKCNGMTLSEVEGHGKQQGMVQQWRGEKYRIEFLPKIKIEIVVKDKDVEGIVKVIADAARTGEIGDGKIFVIPVENAIKIRTGERGENAI